One window of Perca flavescens isolate YP-PL-M2 chromosome 6, PFLA_1.0, whole genome shotgun sequence genomic DNA carries:
- the stx17 gene encoding syntaxin-17, which produces MAEEGNKLTLRRLEAPIHKFIKVALPTDLERLQKHHNNILKYQQSQQWDRLHLEHINASRTVQQLRANVREMEKLCTRVRAEDTDALEALVKPVKDRASAASRDFLLLHSNPVRQPAPPPAAQPSSCVSNSCHVDDDVCKEPVSGRQIQLHLPQIPADQIAAESWDNLEEDLKELSGLVTEFSLLVHSQQEKIDSIEDNINTAAANVEEGTKSLGKTVGYKLAVLPVAGALLGGVLGGPLGLLAGFKVAGVAAALGGGALGFAGGNLVQKHRKARVDLQMKRLTALPPEPAAEPESNKDK; this is translated from the exons ATGGCAGAGGAAGGCAACAAGCTGACACTTAGGCGCCTGGAGGCACCGATCCACAAGTTCATTAAAGTGGCTCTACCCACAGACCTGGAGAGGTTACAGAAACACCACAATAACATACTGAAG TACCAACAAAGCCAGCAATGGGACCGGCTTCATCTGGAGCATATCAATGCGAGCAGAACGGTCCAG CAGTTGAGAGCTAACgtcagagagatggagaagctGTGCACACGGGTCCGTGCTGAAGACACTGACGCTCTGGAAGCGCTTGTCAAGCCAGTCAAAGACAGGGCGTCAGCCGCATCACGAGACTTCCTGCTTTTACACTCTAATCCTGTGCGTCAGCCTGCGCCACCACCTGCCGCTCAGCCTTCCAGCTGTGTGTCCAACAGTTGCCATGTTGATGACGATGTGTGCAAGGAGCCAGTGTCTGGCAGACAAATTCAGCTCCACCTTCCACAAATCCCTGCTGATCAGATTGCAGCTGAGTCCTGGGACAACCTGGAAGAG gaTCTGAAGGAACTGAGTGGTTTGGTGACGGAGTTCTCTCTGCTCGTCCAT TCCCAGCAGGAGAAGATCGACAGCATAGAGGACAACATCAACACAGCCGCTGCCAACGTGGAGGAGGGGACCAAGAGCCTGGGgaag ACGGTGGGCTACAAGTTGGCGGTGTTGCCGGTTGCTGGGGCACTGCTGGGCGGTGTATTAGGAGGTCCACTGGGCCTGCTGGCTGGGTTCAAAGTCGCAGGGGTTGCTGCTGCTCTTGGGGGGGGCGCCCTGGGGTTTGCTGGTGGAAACCTGGTCCAGAAACACCGAAAAGCCCGAGTGGATCTACAGATGAAACGACTGACAGCACTACCACCAGAACCAGCAGCTGAACCAGAGTCGAACAAGGACAAATGA
- the erp44 gene encoding endoplasmic reticulum resident protein 44: protein MKLKAISPSLDIRFVTVVLLVMGLSTPGQAEITSLDSANIDDVLNNAGVALVNFYADWCRFSQMLHPIFEESSNIAREEFPETKQVVFARVDCDQHSDIAQRYRITKYPTLKLFRNGMMMKREYRGQRSVAAIADFIRQQQVDPVKEIHSMEEVNTLDRSKRNIIAYFENRDSDNYHTFEKVANILRDDCTFTAAFGAVSEAERFSGDNIIYKPVGEGVPDMVYLGSLTNFDLTYAWVQDKCVPLVREITFENGEELTEEGIPFLILFHVKEDTASLEKFQHEVARQLISEKGSINFLHADCEKFRHPLLHIQKTPADCPVIAIDSFRHMYVYPDFKDLNIPGKLRQFVLDLHSGKLHREFHHGPDPTDSTPGQEETGGEVASSPPESSFQKLAPSETRYTILTRDRDEL from the exons GTGATGGGCCTCTCTACTCCTGGACAAGCAGAAATCACCAGTCTGGATTCAGCCAACATTGATGACGTCCTAA ATAATGCTGGGGTGGCATTAGTAAATTTTTACGCAGACTG GTGCAGGTTCAGTCAGATGCTCCATCCAATTTTTGAGGAGTCGTCTAACATAGCGAGGGAGGAGTTCCCTGAAACCAAGCAGGTGGTGTTTGCCCGTGTCGACTGTGACCAACATT CGGACATAGCCCAGCGGTACCGCATCACCAAGTATCCGACATTGAAGTTGTTCCGCAATGGGATGATGATGAAGAGGGAGTacaggggtcagaggtcagtggCAGCCATCGCTGACTTCATCCGCCAGCAGCAGGTCGACCCTGTGAAAGAGATACACTCAATGGAGGAGGTTAATACTCTGGAT AGGAGCAAGAGAAACATCATAGCTTACTTTGAAAATAGGGACTCCGATAACTACCACACATTTGAAAAAGTTGCCAACATCCTTCGAGATGACTGCACGTTCACGGCTGCCTTTGG AGCCGTATCTGAGGCCGAGCGCTTCAGTGGAGACAATATCATCTACAAGCCTGTGGGAGAGGGCGTCCCTGACATGGTCTACCTCGGCTCACTCACCAACTTTGACCTGACCTACGCATGGGTCCAGGACAAGTGTGTGCCTCTGGTCAGGGAGATCACCTTTGAAAATGGAGAG GAGCTGACTGAGGAAGGAATTCCTTTCCTTATCTTGTTCCATGTTAAAGAAGACACCGCAAGCTTAGAGAAGTTCCAGCATGAAGTGGCTCGCCAGCTCATCAGCGAGAAAg GGTCTATAAACTTCCTGCACGCGGACTGCGAGAAGTTTCGCCATCCTCTGCTCCATATCCAGAAAACTCCTGCTGACTGTCCCGTCATCGCTATAGACTCATTCAGACACATGTATGTCTATCCCGACTTTAAAGACCTCAA tatcCCTGGCAAGCTGAGACAGTTTGTGTTGGACCTTCACTCTGGAAAGCTACACCGAGAGTTTCACCATGGCCCTGACCCCACGGACAGCACGCCCGGACAG GAGGAGACGGGAGGAGAAGTGGCCAGCAGCCCCCCAGAGAGCTCGTTCCAGAAGCTGGCACCCAGCGAGACTCGCTACACCATCCTCACACGAGACCGTGACGAGCTGTGA